The window CAAAGCCCCCCGCTGCATTACGAACCCCTCCCTGACCAACAATCGGACTGGGCCCTAACATCGGGCCCAAGGTGCCTTCCCACGATGGGGCTGGTGTAGTTTGGTTCACGGGGGAGGGATGCGCGGGTGGGATGTGTGGCTGTGCTGCGGGTGGGATGCGTGGCCGTGGCTCAGGCTAGGCATGACCCCCTGCTTGGGCTGACTGTCACCCCCTGCTCGGGCTGGCTCCCCGAACAGCCGCTGCCACGCTGCTCTTCCGCGGCTCCGTTCGTATCATCGAATTTTAATTTAGTTAGTTGAGTTCTTTAAACAGTGTGAACTTGCTAAGTGCTTTGCATATTTTATACTCATGAGTAACATTTATCAAACAGAAAGTACAATTAATCAAAGAGGGGAGCTTTTGTAACTCGGAGCAGTTTgtattctccctctttctccctgccGTGCGCTTTCCTCCGtgtctccctcctcttcctccctgctgccctgcacgACCACGGAGCCAGGGCAGCTTCACTGTGCACTATACACATGTATACAGAGTacatactctctctctctctctcgccctCTTTCCACCCACCATACCATGTACgccatacatacatatataaaaatatggggggggtttatatatatttgtgtgtgtgcatatatctatgtgcatatatttatatacccATATTGGTCTGTCTGGTGtgtaaatatatgtgtatatatgtatggtTTATATAGTATGCTGTacttatatgtatgtatatatagctAGGCATAAATGGTCCATGTACATTATATagatgtgtatacacacacacacatatacacagttATACTCACAATATTATACACACAGTGTATAgagataatttttatatatatacacactgtaTCTATTATCTACTATCTAGTAAAAAGCAGTTTATGGTATTTGGTATACATTACACTGTATATAATGAATACATTTTATATACTTAGAGTTCCTGGGGGGTTTCAGCAGTGTCGGCGAGAGACAGCGGTCAAGGGAGTGAGGTGGGATGGACGGTCCCCAGCCCCAAGCCATGCTGGGTGGCTGCCTGGCCAGCAGAAGCATCTGACCAGTTCCTTTTGGGGACAGGAACCGGTGACAGGGACACAGAGATCCCTGAGAAGCCTCCTGGGCACGAGTACGCCCGCAGCCTCTCGGCCCAAGCCCCCTCTCCTCGCCAGGTGCTGGGGGTGAGCTACAGACCAGGGGTTGCTTTTTGGGACAAACAGCAAAGGGTACGCTGGCTGCTGTCCCCAGGACATCTGTGTTTATTGTATGGGCAGCATCACCCAAACCACATCGGGTTTTGGCTCCAAGGGCCCCGGAACAATGCAGGGGTGAAGCCTGTGCCGGTACCTGGCAAAGGGTACACAGGTGCTGGAAGATGAGAGGTGACAGAGCATGGCTGGCGCAAAGGGACCCGCGTCTCTGCCGCCCCTCCAAGCGCCTTGACGGCTCTCGGTGAGCGAGGAGAAGCCCTGACCTAATTTATTCCGACTTCCCAAGCCTTGGCCATGGCGCGGCGGAGGCGGCTGAAGGAGCCGGGCAAACGTGGACGCAGGGGCAGGTTTGGCCAGGGTCAAACCCCGCTGTctcagcagggcaagggaggtgggAGCGTCCCACGAGGTTCCCAGCTAAATACCTCAGGGCTCTTCCCAGAGCCTCAGGGGACTTCATTGCTCTATTAATTGCCATTAATGGCAGCAAACGGGGCAGCAGGCACCCACTCGGACCCGGGTTAAACGCCAACGAGGGAAGGGCTGTGCCGACGCTGCAGGACCTGCCTTGCAAATCACCTGCAACAACATGTGCCGTCCTGGTCACCTCTTCTCAAAAATGATGGtgcaaaattaattagaattaattAATCAGAAAAGGGTAATAAGGGTGATTAAGcacctggggaaaagaaaaaaaaaaaatattcctgaagaGCAATTGCAGCGCCGGTGATTACCTTGAAAGGCGGCAAGTGagcgggagcaggaggagagtgTGCAGGGAAACAAATGGGCTGGAgaagggggtctgggggggtgttTTCTGTCTCGTCACACAAGGAATTACCGAGTGACAAGATTGAAACCGGTCAGAGGAAAAGCATTTCCCGGCAGCAGGGACCACGGGGAGGCAGCTGagctgaggaggggagcgggCGGCTCTGCAGCGCGGTGCTGCCACGTTTTTGCAGACTTGGCTTTGCACAAACTGGCCCCAAGGTTGAACCCGTCTCCAGCAGAAAGCGGGACTCGATAGGGCGTCCTCGATGGTGGCACCCTTGTCCCCAACCCCAGCACTTTGCCAGGTTCAGAAGCATGGCAAGACGAGGGATGCtcaactgatttctttttcctctcttaattTTCAGCTGCACTCTGTTGCCTTactaataataatataaaatcaaAGGGAAGGCTGCAAGCGAGACTGGCCCCAGTTCAAGGCAATTGCTGCAGGTTTCATTGAAACCTGAAGGGCCGATGTGGaaccccagccccaggagggtgggggggacaggagcactgtcccctccctgtcactGCAAAGGGCCTTGTTGGCAGGGAAtggtggaggaggtggctggggcttAATGGAAAGGGTCTTCAGGAGCCCCAGTGCAGTATggtgaaaaaaaggagaaaaatgcctttttttgggAAGCAGGGGGAGTAAATAGTGCAGGGTCCCATGGAAAATAGGTGGCATGGAGGGCATGCAGATGCCTCGTGGCCTGCTTGAAAACCCAGGTGACAACCAGAGTAACGCAATGGTCACTGGGGGCTTCAGTGAGGGGAAACCTGGTGGGGTTTGGTCATTCAGGTGCTTGTGCATGGGGGACACTTGGTGCCAGCTCCCTCCTGTGCACCTCCCCAAACACCACGACATCCCGGGAGCAAGCGGGTGCTGCTGCCCCGTGCTCAGTGTCCCCTCCCTGGTGACAGAGAGTCTCATTTCTTGAAAATCTGGTGAGCAAAATGGGGCAAAAGGAGTGCTTCCTGTGCTTAGAGATGCTCTCACCGCATTCCCAACTCCACAGCCAACCAAACACGCGCGCCCGGCCCCTGCCATCAGCCCCCCGGCTCAGGTCACTGCCACCAGCAGCGTGCTCAGGTCCTTGAGCAGGGACTCGGGGGACACAGATGCCCAAACGCTGTCTGGGGTGACATCTGCTTGCCTGAAGGTGGGGTCTCCCTTCACCTTCCACATAGACATTGTGGAAGGATGGCAAGGGGCTCTGGCACTGAGGCTGCATCCTGGTTGTGCCATGGATTTTTGGATGGCAGCGGGGTGAGCAGGTCTGTTTTGGGGACAGCAAGTCCTTCTTGGAGCACCATTAGGGCATGTAAGTGGGTGCCAGCTGGCTGGGAACGGGGCCCCGCTCCCCTCGTGCCATGTTGTCCCCATTGCCGCTGCTTTCTGACCGTTTTGGGTGATTTCAAGCACATTTTGTTCCTGAAGGTTTTTTGCCCGTCGGTGTCcgggggaaggtgagggagggtCCGGGGCCGTGCTGAGGGGAGGACTCGGCCCCACGGGGTGGCCGCAGGGCGTTGTGCGGGGCCGGTGTgtgcccccccacaccccccgcaGGACGCGGCCGAAGTTcccccggcagcggcggcggcgcaaCGGCGGGTCAACAGCGCCCCCGCGCGGCCGCGGCGGGACACGGCGGGAGGGGACGCGACGGGACGGgaccgggacgggacgggacaagGACAACGGCGGGACCGGGCCGGAGGCAGACGGGCAGCCCGACCCCGACATCTTCTCGGTTGCCAAACCCCGGTGTTATTTTTCCCGGTCACCCCGACCCCGCCGTCCTCACCGGCAGCCCCGGTCCCCGCCATCCCGGTGCCACCCCGCCGTGTCACCGCCGACGGGCTGCTGCGGCcatctccgccccccccccccccccctccccggcagccgCACGGTGCCGGGCTGGGGGCCGTGACAGGGGTCTGGGACACTGTCCCCGAGGGGGCGGCACGAAGCCccgcggggcagccccggggccgctCGGGACAGGGTGCGGGAGCACGTCGGGGGCGCCGGACCCCTCAGCGGGGGGAGAACGGGGCCCCCTTGCCCGCGGCCGCCACCCGCTGCCGCCCCGGACCCCGTCGCGGGTCGTCCCAGTCCGTCCCAGTCCGCCCCACaccgtcccccccccttcccggggcgCCCCCCAACGGACAGCCGGTAGGAGAGCGGGTGAGGGCCCGCCCCCCGGGGATGACCTCACCCTGACGTCACCGCAAGCGCCGCCGTCTGATTGGTTCTCGCGGCCACTCGTCACGCCGGGGGCGGAGGCAGGGACGGGGTGAACGGACAGAGCACGGCCGCCGCCTGAGGTAACCGGGGGTCGCGGCCGGAGGGAACGGGCGGCACCgggcaccaccaccacacacacccccccccgcacccggGGCCGctcagcggcgggggggggaggccgggggaGCGGCCGGGGCCGGATGCGGCCCAGCCCGGCGGGCTGGGGGTACCGGGGGAACGGCTGGTGTAGGCCTTGAACCAGGAACACCCCCCCCGCCTTGCACCCCCGCGGCCAGGGCTGGTATAACGCCCCCCCCTCACAAACCCCCAGGGATGggaccccagtgcccccccatcgAGGtgcaccctccccccccctcccctccggcTCGTCCTGGGGACCCCTGGACCCGCGCACTCCCTTTCTCTGCCTGCAAAAGGCCCCAGGGGTCAGGGAATGGGCCCCACACGGGGGTGACCCCCCACCTCAaaagcggggttggggggggggagctggtggGACCTCCCCCCAGCCGCAGAGGTCTGTGGGGTGAGTACCAGCCAGCAGCTGCCATGTTCTGGGGGCTCTCAGGGCAGCGGGGAGACTCCAGCACCTGGGGGTCCAGGGTGGTGGGTAGCGTGGTCCCACTGGGTGCTCTCAGTCTGTGCTGGTGGCCCATGACACCCTGACAAACGTTATCGGGGGGGTTGCCCAGCCGAACCCGAGGAAGGGGTGACACTGCAGCCAGAGACGGGAGGGTGAACCGGGGTCCCAGTCCATGAGATCAGACGGCAGCGCTGCCTAAAGCAGGGCCAAAACCCTCCACGCACTGGCTGCCCCAGTGGCTCAGCCTCCTGCCGCCTCAGAGCAGTGGGGGCAGCAGTAGCTCCTGCCCCCCAGGAAGGTGCTCACAGGGTCAGGGTGGCTCTTACCTCTGGCTCCCTGGCGCTGCGGTCGGCCTCGCTCACGCTTGTTGGCCCAGAGGGGTGATTTGGGACTAAAATCACGTCTTTTCCTCCTGTAGATCACAGCGCAGACTGGCTCCCGGCACCACCGCGCCAAACTGGATTTCAACCGGTGATCGGCAAGGTGAGGTGCTGCATCCCCATGCTTCGTCCTCGGGCTGTTCAGGACCACGCGGGGCCACCAAAACTGCCTTAGAAAAGGTTTTGTGTCTAATGGGATATTTGCCAGCAAATTCAAGCCCCGAACactatatatttctttatttgtaaAGATGTTTGAAGTCCTTGAATTTACCCTTTGGCCACCTTAAATCTAGTTTCTAATCCCCAGCACAGTTAATCAAATCCACAGTGGTTTGAATTATGAGATGTCTGAGGGGGGGATTTATAGCTTGTATTGCTGATTATACCTTGACTTTATTATATTGCAAACATCTAACTTACGGTCACGGCTGAGATTTACAATCCTCAGGTAGGTGCTCGGGAACTTCTAGTGACTGTAATGGGAGGTGACTGGTGGGGCTGTTGCCACAGATAAACATGTAATCTGTAAAACGTTAATGCTCTTAAAACAGGAAGAGATGAGGCAGAACAGGGGGAAAGGGtgtatcagcttaaaaaaaaagtaataatataatTGGGTGTATCGCTGAGCAAGGCTCTGGGATGCCTGGTTTGGCTGAGACATTCATGCCTGGAGAGGGTTTGGGGCTTGTTGGTCTCCAGGATTTAGATGCTTGCTCCTTCTTGCTCTCAGCTGAAGGTTTTTAGGGTTTGCAgtagccctggggagggggaaggggtgaTAAATAGCAATGGGGGTACTCACAGAGCTGATGCCTGCCTCCCCGGTTCAGTGGGCCCTTGCGTCTGTGGCTCTTTTGGACCTCACCAGCAGTTTCTCCTCTGTCTTGGAGGAGCAGCGAGACCCACACAGGCGGGTGCCCCTCGGCCAACATGACGAGCGAGGTGGTGGAGAACGAGTTTGAGTTTTACTCCAAGGCAGAGAAGTACTGGAAGGATGTGCCCGCCACGGTGGACGGCATGCTGGGGGGCTACGGCCACATCTCCAGCATTGACATCAACAGCTCTAGGAAGTTCCTGCAGAGGTTTCTGCGGGTAGGTGGCCTGGTCTGTCATGATCCCAAAGCTTTGTCCTtctcccagcacagagctgggctCTTCTGAGTTGCTCCATGGGATCCTTCATTGCATGTATGCTaggacagctctgccctgcaaTGGGTCCCCTTTATCCCAGCCCCACCCTGTGTGGTTGCCCCATTTCTCCTCTGTGGGTACCTCATGGTGCGATTCAGCCCCTCATGGTTGTTGTTCCAGGATGGTCCCAACCGGACAGGGACAACCCGTGCTCTGGACTGCGGGGCAGGCATTGGCCGGATCACCAagcggctgctgctgcccctgtTCAAGACGGTGGACATGGTGGACGTGACAGAGGACTTTCTCACCAAGGCCAAGAGCTACCTGGGAGAGGAGGGCAGGCGGGTGCGCAACTACTTCTGCTGCGGTCTCCAGGACTTCAGCCCCGAGCCCAACTCTTACGATGTCATCTGGATCCAGTGGGTCATTGGTGAGAGTCACTTTACTTGTGGGGGGGTCTCACCAGCCTCTCCTCCAACCATCTTCCCCCGAGGGGCAGGTTCCCCACACACTGGGGAGAGCTTTGGGCAGGAGATCTTGAGGTCTGCATGAAGAATGAGCATCACAGCATAGGTGGGAAGCTGGGTTGGGGACCTGCCCTCTGTGGGGTATTGTACTGTGGGGTCTCTTCCCCCAAGCCCTTGGAGGCCAGGACAGAGGTGTGGGTTGGAGGGAGTTGGACAGAGCCCATGGGACACAAGTTGGACACCCCCAGGCTAAAGCTTTCACGTACAAATAGGTCAGGAGGGATCCCAACCATGGTCTCTTGGTCTCCTCCCCTTTTATCACATGCTGCCTGGGGGTCCTGCCGTGGTCACCCGTGCCCTCTAACACCTGCTCTGCCCCTCCAGGACATCTCACCGACAACCACCTCTCCGACTTCCTGAAGCGGTGCCGCGCTGGCCTGCGGCCCAACGGCATCGTGGTCATCAAGGACAACATGGCACAGGAGGGCGTGATCATGGATGATGTGGACAGCAGCGTCTGCCGGGACCTGGATGTAGTCCGTAAGATCATCCGCCGAGCTGGGCTGCACCTCCTGGCCGAGGAACGCCAGGAGAACTTCCCTGATGAGATCTACCATGTCTACACCTTTGCCATGAGATGAGGGCAGCTGGTGGCAGGAGAAGGTCTCTCCGGGGCCAGCTCGGAGCACGGGCCAGCACAGCGGTTCCTGCTGGGGCCGGGAGGGATGAGGACCATGCCTTCACCGTGGGGTGGCAGACAGCGGCGAGGGTGTCACGACTCCCGCTCTCCGGGGCTGGTGACAAGGATGGGGCTTTGTCTTCCAAGTTGCTGCTGTTTGTGAAAAAGAGGTGTTTGCCAAATACATTTTCCTGCTGTTGCATTTCTGCACGTGGGCTTTGTCAGACGCAGTGTTGGCTTGATGCCACCTTTAGTGGCTCTGTACAGGAGCGAGAGGGTCTCCCCCGCCAGAGACACGCTGAGACCAGTCACACAGGGCTCCTGTTGGTGAACAGGAGCTGGGAGCACCTCTGTGAGGGTTGGCGCTCCATTCCCCACTTGGGTGTTTGACCCTTTCCTGCTCTTGAGCTCGGGGCTGCTCACAACAACGAGCTGGGCAAGGAAAATGGGAGAAATCTCTGCCATTTCCCTGCAGTGGGTTGGGGAGGCAACACCAGGTTCTGGGGCTTTGTAGGGTCATCTCCTTTAATCCTATGAGCAGGTCTCCCACACGGGCAGCAGAAGAGGAGGTGGATGTAATCCTGTAGCCCAACACAACTTGGCCAATGCCGGCACAATAACTTGCCAGGTGGGCAAGCAGACCCCAGCTGCAGCCCGTCTCTCCAGCCAGGCTTACACCCCATGCCCACAGAGCCCTCTCCTCCACCCCTTCTCTcctgcagaagaaacaagccCCTCATCATTATTATAAAAAGGCCTCATTTAATTGCTCATTTCCCATTCCAGACACCAGGGGAGTATTtgatcatattattttttttttcaaacatcaaTTCATCAAGATGCACAGCTCTAGTTCCACAGGGTGGGAGAAGGTAAAACACAGGAAGGCAATGAGGGGAGGAGACAACCCTTCTGCAGCCAAACTGCCAGTAGATCCCAGATCCACCTGCTATAAACTGTACCTGCTCAGAAtcaattgtttttccttttttcaccctCTTCTGCATCTGTCCCCCATgacaaacagaaaccaaaacaacaaaaatgcaggAAGGGCTCAGCTCTGCGGGCAGTCTTTGGCACGTCACGGGGAAGCAGATGCCTAGAAGGGGGAACCAGACAGCTGTGGCAAAGCTGGGACATGGAACCTCCATGTGCAGCCCCAGAGTTTGCAGGCTCCAGTAGCAGGTTGGAAAGAAACCCCCCCGAATCCTGCTGCAATTTCTTGTTCCTGGGAAGGAGGCACTGGAGACCAAGGTCCAAGGAACGGGGAGGGAGGCACAAGGCACTCAGCAGTCAGCTGCCCGTTCCTCCTCCTTGTACAGGGAACACATCACGAAACCAAGAAACATccatttgtctgtttgttttggagCCCAGCACCTCTGAGATGTCCTTGGCAGATGGGTCCTCTGTGCTGGGAGGATGGGGTGCTCCCAGTAGAAGCTCGGAGGGTGCCCAGCAGCCGGCCACCACTGCCAGCCCTGTTTCCCCTCACCCCCATTGTGCTCCCGGGTGCAGCAGCCTGCATGAGCGAGGAAAGCGTCCATATCCACGCGGGGATGCTGGACCTCCCTCCATCTT of the Numenius arquata chromosome 19, bNumArq3.hap1.1, whole genome shotgun sequence genome contains:
- the NTMT1 gene encoding N-terminal Xaa-Pro-Lys N-methyltransferase 1 isoform X1, encoding MTSEVVENEFEFYSKAEKYWKDVPATVDGMLGGYGHISSIDINSSRKFLQRFLRDGPNRTGTTRALDCGAGIGRITKRLLLPLFKTVDMVDVTEDFLTKAKSYLGEEGRRVRNYFCCGLQDFSPEPNSYDVIWIQWVIGHLTDNHLSDFLKRCRAGLRPNGIVVIKDNMAQEGVIMDDVDSSVCRDLDVVRKIIRRAGLHLLAEERQENFPDEIYHVYTFAMR
- the NTMT1 gene encoding N-terminal Xaa-Pro-Lys N-methyltransferase 1 isoform X2; translated protein: MTSEVVENEFEFYSKAEKYWKDVPATVDGMLGGYGHISSIDINSSRKFLQRFLRDGPNRTGTTRALDCGAGIGRITKRLLLPLFKTVDMVDVTEDFLTKAKSYLGEEGRRDISPTTTSPTS